A DNA window from Halorubrum sp. DM2 contains the following coding sequences:
- the sucD gene encoding succinate--CoA ligase subunit alpha, which translates to MSIFVDDDTRVVVQGITGGEGKFHAGQMIEYGTNVVAGAVPGKGGQEVDGVPVYDTVDEAVEAEDADASVIFVPPAFAADAIFESLDTDLDLAVAITEGIPTQDMAKVNKRLTETDTRLIGPNCPGIITPGEAKLGILPGNIFSDGNVGLVSRSGTLTYQVVDNLTERGLGQSTAIGIGGDPIIGTSFIDALEAFEADPDTDAVVMCGEIGGEDEEDAAKFIGEYMDTPVAGFIAGRTAPPGKRMGHAGAIVSGSGTGTAQSKIDALNDAGVPVGDTPEEVADHVEDFL; encoded by the coding sequence ATGAGCATTTTCGTCGACGACGACACCAGAGTGGTGGTCCAGGGGATCACCGGCGGGGAAGGGAAGTTCCACGCCGGGCAGATGATCGAGTACGGCACGAACGTCGTCGCTGGCGCGGTGCCCGGCAAGGGCGGACAGGAGGTCGACGGCGTCCCCGTCTACGACACGGTCGACGAGGCCGTCGAAGCTGAGGACGCGGACGCCTCCGTGATCTTCGTGCCGCCGGCGTTCGCCGCCGACGCCATCTTCGAGTCGCTCGACACCGATCTCGATCTGGCGGTGGCGATCACCGAGGGGATCCCGACACAGGACATGGCGAAGGTGAACAAGCGCCTGACCGAGACCGACACCCGCCTCATCGGCCCGAACTGCCCGGGGATCATCACGCCCGGCGAGGCGAAACTCGGCATCCTCCCCGGCAACATCTTCTCCGACGGCAACGTCGGCTTGGTCTCCCGCTCCGGCACCCTGACCTATCAGGTAGTCGACAACCTCACCGAGCGCGGACTCGGCCAGTCGACCGCCATCGGCATCGGCGGCGATCCGATCATCGGCACCTCCTTCATCGACGCCTTAGAGGCGTTCGAGGCCGACCCAGACACCGACGCCGTCGTGATGTGCGGCGAGATCGGCGGGGAAGACGAGGAGGACGCCGCGAAGTTCATCGGCGAGTACATGGACACGCCGGTCGCCGGCTTCATCGCCGGCCGCACGGCACCGCCGGGCAAGCGGATGGGCCACGCGGGTGCCATCGTCTCCGGCTCCGGCACCGGGACGGCGCAGTCGAAGATCGACGCCCTCAACGACGCGGGCGTCCCCGTGGGCGACACCCCCGAGGAGGTCGCCGACCACGTCGAGGACTTCCTGTAG
- the sucC gene encoding ADP-forming succinate--CoA ligase subunit beta, protein MKLHEYQAKSIFADAGIPIPDSRVATTVDEALDAVDEIGYPAAIKAQVHVGGRGKAGGIKIATDREEAEQYAEEILGMDLKGYTVDSVLVEEGVDFVDELYVGVTMDRGEGKPVLMVSTEGGVNIEEVAEENPDAIAREHVDPAFGLHPYQARKVVYEAGVDADVALDVASILSTLYDLYEDSDASEIEVNPVMITSDRDVVAADAVMNIDEDALFRQPELAEMAEESYEDDLERKAGEYGFDYVRLSGNVGIIGNGAGLVMTTLDLVDYYGGSPANFLDIGGGAKAERVTQALDMVFSDDNVDAVVFNIFGGITRGDEVAKGINEALEGFDEIPKKVVVRLAGTNAEEGMEILNTDLVEVEKTLEDAVQRAVKNAEEVTQ, encoded by the coding sequence ATGAAACTTCACGAATATCAAGCGAAGTCTATCTTCGCGGACGCCGGGATCCCGATTCCGGACTCCCGGGTGGCGACGACCGTCGACGAGGCGCTCGACGCCGTCGACGAGATCGGCTACCCGGCCGCGATCAAAGCGCAGGTCCACGTGGGCGGCCGCGGCAAGGCCGGCGGGATCAAGATCGCGACCGACCGCGAGGAGGCCGAGCAGTACGCCGAGGAGATCCTCGGGATGGACCTCAAGGGGTACACCGTCGACTCCGTCCTCGTCGAGGAGGGCGTCGACTTCGTCGACGAGCTGTACGTCGGCGTCACGATGGACCGCGGCGAGGGGAAGCCGGTCCTGATGGTCTCGACCGAGGGCGGCGTGAACATCGAGGAGGTCGCCGAGGAGAACCCCGACGCGATCGCGCGCGAACACGTCGACCCCGCGTTCGGGCTTCACCCGTATCAGGCCCGGAAGGTCGTCTACGAGGCCGGCGTCGACGCCGATGTCGCGCTCGACGTGGCGTCGATCCTCTCGACGCTGTACGACCTCTACGAGGACAGCGACGCCTCGGAGATCGAGGTCAACCCGGTGATGATCACGAGCGACCGCGACGTGGTCGCCGCGGACGCCGTGATGAACATCGACGAGGACGCGCTGTTCCGCCAGCCCGAACTGGCCGAGATGGCCGAGGAGTCCTACGAGGACGACCTCGAACGGAAGGCCGGCGAGTACGGCTTCGATTACGTCCGTCTGTCGGGCAACGTCGGCATCATCGGCAACGGAGCCGGCCTCGTCATGACGACGCTGGACCTGGTCGACTACTACGGCGGGTCGCCCGCGAACTTCCTCGACATCGGCGGCGGCGCGAAGGCGGAACGCGTCACGCAGGCGCTCGACATGGTGTTCTCCGACGACAACGTCGACGCCGTCGTCTTCAACATCTTCGGCGGGATCACCCGCGGCGACGAGGTCGCCAAGGGGATCAACGAGGCCCTCGAAGGGTTCGACGAGATCCCGAAGAAGGTCGTCGTCCGGCTCGCCGGCACGAACGCCGAGGAGGGAATGGAGATCCTGAACACGGACCTCGTGGAGGTCGAGAAGACGCTGGAGGACGCGGTCCAGCGCGCGGTGAAGAACGCGGAGGAGGTGACCCAATGA
- a CDS encoding class I SAM-dependent methyltransferase produces the protein MGRPQRAFVDLLDTGLVRGLVLDVGCGTGELSLFLARHGYDVLGVDLSPLAVRRATEKARWRRIAAQFLVWDALDLPRLRAADLSFRTVVDSAMFHVLGDRERDRFVDGLGDVVRPGGLYCVLGDARRTDGDIYGLTPDELRNRFESAGGWEVAFTFRTVFERRWSSNPAYFVGVRRL, from the coding sequence ATCGGCCGGCCGCAGCGGGCGTTCGTGGACCTCCTCGACACCGGGCTCGTTCGGGGTCTGGTCCTCGACGTCGGCTGCGGGACGGGCGAGCTGTCGCTGTTTCTCGCCCGACACGGGTACGACGTCCTCGGCGTCGACCTCTCGCCGCTGGCGGTCCGACGGGCGACGGAGAAGGCGCGCTGGCGGCGGATCGCCGCGCAGTTCCTCGTCTGGGACGCGCTGGATCTCCCCCGGCTCCGGGCGGCCGACCTGTCCTTCCGGACCGTCGTCGACTCCGCGATGTTCCACGTCCTCGGCGACCGCGAGCGCGACCGGTTCGTCGACGGCCTCGGCGACGTCGTTCGTCCCGGCGGACTCTACTGCGTCCTCGGGGACGCGCGGCGGACCGACGGCGACATCTACGGACTCACGCCGGACGAGCTTCGGAACCGGTTCGAGAGCGCCGGCGGGTGGGAGGTCGCGTTCACCTTCCGGACCGTCTTCGAGCGGCGCTGGAGCAGCAACCCGGCCTACTTCGTCGGCGTCCGACGACTCTGA
- a CDS encoding SDR family oxidoreductase produces MTRSILVTGATGTVGGHVARGLGEVDAATDIDAAVRAGVRSVDRARESLPGAVEPIEFDFERPETWGAAFEGVDALFLIRPPEMARVHRHITPAVDAAERVGVEHVVFLSVLGAEKNPILPHCRIERHLEDGGFSYTFLRASFFMQNFSEVHRSDVAERDELFVPAGGGETSFVDARDVAAVGVEALVGPEHRNRAYDVTGPAALTYEEAAAVFSDALGREISYADPGLVEFVVASTRRGVSPSFALAQAVIYTTARLGLAGRVSRDAERVLGRPPRSLSAFVSDHAEAFEPNGAPEP; encoded by the coding sequence GTGACGAGGTCGATACTCGTCACCGGCGCGACCGGGACCGTCGGCGGCCACGTCGCGCGGGGACTCGGGGAGGTCGACGCGGCGACCGACATCGACGCCGCGGTCCGCGCCGGAGTGCGGTCCGTCGATCGGGCCCGCGAGTCGCTGCCGGGGGCAGTCGAGCCGATCGAGTTCGACTTCGAGAGACCCGAGACGTGGGGGGCGGCCTTCGAGGGCGTCGACGCGCTCTTTTTAATCCGACCGCCGGAGATGGCTCGCGTTCACCGGCACATCACGCCGGCCGTCGACGCGGCCGAGCGGGTCGGCGTCGAGCACGTCGTCTTCCTCTCGGTGCTCGGCGCGGAGAAGAACCCGATCTTGCCCCACTGCCGCATCGAACGACACCTCGAAGACGGCGGATTCTCGTACACCTTCCTCAGGGCCTCCTTCTTCATGCAGAACTTCTCCGAGGTCCACCGGTCGGACGTCGCCGAGCGGGACGAGCTGTTCGTTCCGGCCGGCGGCGGCGAGACGAGTTTCGTCGACGCCAGGGACGTCGCCGCGGTCGGCGTCGAGGCGCTCGTCGGCCCCGAACACCGGAACCGCGCGTACGACGTGACCGGTCCGGCGGCGCTCACGTACGAGGAGGCCGCGGCGGTCTTCTCCGACGCGCTGGGCCGGGAGATCTCGTACGCCGACCCGGGGCTCGTCGAGTTCGTCGTCGCGTCGACCCGCCGCGGCGTCTCGCCGTCGTTCGCGCTCGCACAGGCGGTCATCTACACGACCGCGCGCCTCGGCCTCGCCGGCCGGGTCAGCCGCGACGCCGAACGCGTGCTCGGCCGTCCCCCGCGGTCGCTCTCGGCGTTCGTCAGCGATCACGCCGAAGCGTTCGAGCCGAACGGAGCCCCCGAACCGTGA
- a CDS encoding DUF6069 family protein, giving the protein MTRAHDAPRSPSLPVRGALTVALAVLANVALVLAADALAVAPDLRALTVPPVAFLSAVGAVGATVVYRLLGRFVSDPEPTFLRIAAGVLLVSFVPDLALLAVDPAATPLAVVVLMAMHVVVAAASVGALVYWRADR; this is encoded by the coding sequence ATGACCCGCGCGCACGACGCCCCTCGTTCGCCGTCCCTCCCGGTGCGGGGCGCGCTCACCGTCGCGCTCGCCGTCCTCGCAAACGTGGCGCTCGTCCTCGCCGCGGACGCGCTGGCCGTCGCCCCCGACCTCCGCGCGCTGACGGTCCCGCCCGTCGCGTTCCTGTCGGCGGTCGGCGCGGTCGGGGCGACCGTCGTCTACCGGCTCCTCGGTCGGTTCGTCAGTGACCCCGAACCGACGTTTCTCCGGATCGCCGCCGGCGTCCTGCTCGTCTCGTTCGTTCCCGACCTCGCGCTGCTCGCGGTCGACCCGGCCGCGACCCCGCTCGCCGTCGTCGTCCTCATGGCGATGCACGTGGTCGTCGCCGCGGCGTCGGTCGGCGCGCTCGTCTACTGGAGGGCCGACCGGTGA
- a CDS encoding NAD(P)H-binding protein produces MRIVVFGATGRTGGPLVEQALERGHEVVAFARDPARLSAGVREDARVTVIQGDVTDAADVARAVGGDGDPVDAVVSVLGQTSDGPEDLLTVAAGHLLAAMDEHDVERLVTLVGAAVREEGESVTLGGKVMGALLKLLARAALEDARDHVELVRAGDRRWTVVRAPRLTEGDHTGEFEHGGDLGLGVGDAAARANVADFVLDCLEDDLYVGEMPKVTDAR; encoded by the coding sequence ATGCGTATCGTAGTATTCGGTGCGACCGGTCGGACGGGGGGTCCGCTCGTCGAACAGGCGCTCGAACGCGGCCACGAAGTCGTCGCCTTCGCCCGGGACCCGGCGAGGCTCTCCGCGGGGGTCCGAGAAGACGCTCGGGTCACCGTGATTCAGGGGGACGTGACCGACGCCGCGGACGTCGCGCGGGCGGTCGGCGGCGACGGCGACCCGGTCGACGCCGTCGTCAGCGTCCTCGGGCAGACCTCCGACGGCCCCGAAGACCTGCTGACCGTCGCCGCCGGCCACCTGCTCGCGGCGATGGACGAACACGACGTCGAGCGGCTCGTGACGCTGGTCGGCGCGGCCGTCCGCGAGGAAGGCGAGTCGGTGACGCTCGGCGGGAAGGTGATGGGAGCGCTGTTGAAGCTACTGGCCCGAGCGGCGCTCGAAGACGCCCGCGACCACGTCGAACTGGTCAGAGCCGGCGACCGCAGGTGGACCGTCGTCCGCGCGCCGCGGCTCACGGAGGGCGACCACACCGGCGAGTTCGAACACGGGGGCGACCTCGGACTCGGGGTGGGCGACGCCGCCGCCCGCGCGAACGTCGCCGATTTCGTGCTCGACTGCCTCGAAGACGACCTGTACGTCGGCGAGATGCCGAAGGTGACGGACGCGCGATGA
- a CDS encoding helix-turn-helix domain-containing protein, whose translation MTGSSDPPDIPGLSAGLSREEAVALRESFDDEERERIDRTVAELLDLLGKTHTMAVLSAFAFAEGPLRFSDLESELDVPPNTLSTRLRDLTDAGLLDRRAYDEVPPRVEYTPTEPAESLFPVFGHLHHWAIEYELSP comes from the coding sequence ATGACAGGATCCAGCGATCCGCCCGACATACCCGGACTGAGCGCCGGACTGTCCCGAGAGGAGGCCGTCGCCCTGCGCGAGTCGTTCGACGACGAGGAACGGGAGCGCATCGACCGCACGGTCGCGGAACTGCTTGACCTCCTCGGCAAGACCCACACGATGGCGGTGTTGAGCGCGTTCGCGTTCGCCGAGGGACCGCTCCGGTTCAGCGACCTCGAATCCGAACTCGACGTCCCGCCGAACACCCTCTCGACGCGGCTTCGAGACCTGACCGATGCGGGACTCCTCGACCGACGGGCCTACGACGAGGTCCCGCCCCGCGTGGAGTACACGCCGACCGAGCCGGCGGAATCGCTGTTCCCCGTCTTCGGGCACCTCCACCACTGGGCGATCGAGTACGAACTGTCGCCGTAG
- a CDS encoding class II fumarate hydratase, with product MGDDYRTEEDSLGEMQVPADAYWGAQTQRAVENFPISGIGMSRRFVRALGVVKKAAAQANRDLGLIDDDTAEAIVAAADEVIAGEHDDQFPVDVFQTGSGTSSNMNANEVIANRAAEIAGAEIGDRVVHPNDHVNYGQSSNDVIPTAMHVAALEAVEKDLVPALETLHAELEAKETEFDGVVKTGRTHLQDATPIRLGQEFSGYRTQVAKGIERAENAQSNLRELALGGTAVGTGLNTHPEFPELAAEYISDETGTEFREAENHFEAQAAHDAMSEGHGALRTIAGSLNKMANDLRLLASGPRNGLGEVEQPENQPGSSIMPGKINPVVAESVNQVHKQVVGNDAAVSAGAARGEIDLNLYKPVIAHNFLESAEILSNVAATFGERFVAKLEANEEFCETRVEQSMALATALNPAIGYDKASKVAKQALAEDKSVKEVAVSEGYLTAEEADEVLDPEAMTHRVILGDDD from the coding sequence ATGGGTGACGACTACCGCACGGAGGAGGACAGCCTCGGCGAGATGCAGGTGCCGGCGGACGCCTACTGGGGCGCACAGACCCAGCGCGCCGTCGAGAACTTCCCGATCTCGGGGATCGGCATGAGCCGGCGGTTCGTCCGCGCGCTCGGCGTCGTCAAGAAGGCGGCGGCGCAGGCGAACCGCGACCTCGGGCTGATCGACGACGACACCGCGGAGGCGATCGTCGCCGCCGCCGACGAGGTGATCGCGGGCGAACACGACGACCAGTTCCCGGTCGACGTGTTCCAGACCGGCTCGGGCACCTCCTCGAACATGAACGCGAACGAGGTGATCGCCAACCGGGCGGCCGAGATCGCGGGCGCGGAGATTGGCGACCGCGTCGTCCACCCGAACGACCACGTCAACTACGGGCAGTCGTCGAACGACGTGATCCCCACGGCGATGCACGTCGCCGCGCTCGAAGCCGTCGAGAAGGACCTCGTTCCGGCCCTCGAAACGCTCCACGCCGAACTCGAAGCCAAGGAGACCGAGTTCGACGGCGTCGTCAAGACCGGACGCACGCACCTTCAGGACGCGACGCCGATCCGGCTCGGACAGGAGTTCAGCGGCTACCGCACGCAGGTCGCGAAGGGTATCGAACGCGCCGAGAACGCCCAGTCGAACCTCCGCGAACTCGCCTTGGGCGGCACCGCGGTCGGAACCGGTCTCAACACGCACCCCGAGTTCCCGGAGCTCGCCGCGGAGTACATCTCCGACGAGACCGGGACGGAGTTCCGCGAAGCCGAGAACCACTTCGAGGCACAGGCCGCCCACGACGCGATGAGCGAGGGTCACGGCGCGCTCCGCACGATCGCCGGCAGCCTCAACAAGATGGCCAACGACCTCCGCTTGCTCGCCTCCGGTCCCCGGAACGGGCTCGGCGAGGTCGAACAGCCGGAGAACCAGCCCGGCTCCTCGATCATGCCCGGGAAGATCAACCCGGTCGTCGCCGAGTCGGTCAATCAGGTCCACAAGCAGGTCGTCGGCAACGACGCCGCGGTCTCGGCGGGCGCGGCGCGCGGCGAGATCGACCTGAACCTCTACAAGCCCGTCATCGCGCACAACTTCCTCGAATCGGCGGAGATCCTCTCGAACGTCGCCGCGACGTTCGGCGAGCGCTTCGTCGCGAAGCTGGAGGCCAACGAGGAGTTCTGCGAGACGCGCGTCGAGCAGTCGATGGCGCTCGCGACCGCGCTGAACCCCGCGATCGGCTACGACAAGGCGAGCAAGGTCGCGAAGCAGGCGCTCGCGGAGGACAAGTCCGTCAAGGAGGTCGCCGTCAGCGAGGGGTACCTCACCGCGGAGGAGGCCGACGAGGTGCTCGACCCCGAGGCGATGACCCACCGCGTCATCCTCGGCGACGACGACTGA
- a CDS encoding BolA family protein: MTIEPDEVAALIEENLPDAVARVTTPRVHEDEDEDAHFAAWVVSPVFEGESLVDQHQRVYDAVGDHMTQSVHALEIKTYTPEAYAEHGDGSLDEALREAGLLPVDEA; this comes from the coding sequence ATGACCATCGAACCCGACGAGGTCGCGGCCCTCATCGAGGAGAACCTCCCCGACGCGGTCGCCCGCGTCACCACGCCCCGGGTCCACGAGGACGAGGACGAGGACGCCCACTTCGCGGCGTGGGTCGTCTCGCCCGTCTTCGAGGGCGAGTCGCTCGTCGATCAGCACCAGCGCGTGTACGACGCGGTCGGCGACCACATGACGCAGTCGGTCCATGCGCTGGAGATCAAGACATACACCCCCGAGGCGTACGCGGAACACGGCGACGGCAGCCTCGACGAAGCCCTCCGCGAGGCGGGGCTGCTCCCGGTCGACGAGGCCTGA
- a CDS encoding class I SAM-dependent methyltransferase has translation MERFRNTGQPDWDWWGRVWPTPGETLRDLGVEPGNRVAEIGSGNGYFALPAARIADPGPVYAVDVDGDLLAELDALADAQGIENLRTVEGDARDLPGLLPESVDVALLLNAFHGIPEPQAVVAGIAETVDDGGRFVVVNWRDRPREETVIGGEPRGPPTDRRLSPVATREAVEAAGPDLTLVREVDLPPFHYALVFER, from the coding sequence ATGGAGCGCTTTCGGAACACCGGCCAGCCGGACTGGGACTGGTGGGGGCGGGTGTGGCCGACGCCCGGAGAGACCCTCCGTGACCTCGGCGTCGAGCCGGGTAACCGCGTCGCGGAGATCGGTTCCGGGAACGGCTACTTCGCCCTCCCGGCGGCGCGGATCGCCGATCCGGGGCCCGTCTACGCCGTCGATGTCGACGGAGACCTGCTCGCCGAACTCGACGCGCTCGCGGACGCGCAGGGGATCGAAAACCTCCGGACGGTCGAGGGCGACGCCCGCGACCTCCCCGGCCTGCTGCCGGAATCGGTCGACGTCGCCCTCCTGTTGAACGCGTTCCACGGGATTCCCGAGCCGCAGGCGGTCGTCGCGGGGATCGCCGAGACGGTCGACGACGGCGGCCGGTTCGTCGTCGTCAACTGGCGCGACCGCCCTCGCGAGGAGACGGTTATCGGCGGCGAGCCGCGCGGGCCGCCGACCGACCGCCGCCTGTCGCCCGTGGCGACGCGCGAGGCGGTCGAGGCGGCCGGGCCGGACCTGACCCTCGTCCGCGAGGTCGATCTGCCGCCGTTCCACTACGCCCTCGTCTTCGAGCGGTGA
- a CDS encoding transposase, translated as MAEVRRTVVVKLDVDDSDATLLHETIEEYLWACNYVVQDAWQDDYKPTSKNKLHDRTYSDVREQTRLQANLVQSARNRAAEAIKGVIARWQDGKKASQPHFTTPSVRYDKRSATFHDDHVSLSTVSGRIEAEYVLPPAGDNPQTKYLCNDEYEVTDATLQYRDATDTFFLHIGTKADVESEIPEEGDAENSTVLGVDLGIEQIAVTSTGQFWSGGYLTHRRQEYERVSGDLQRTGTESAHRTIERMGDRETRWVEDYLHRISKAIVQEAVAHGCDRIAFEELTDIRDRMPGVKKFHAWAFRRLYDYVAYKAEAEGIDTTQVDPAYTSKRCSKCGTTLDENRRSQAKFCCQKCGYEVNADYNAAKNIGFRLLRAEQKSPHGGAISHLALKSGTLNVNGGYSPASE; from the coding sequence ATGGCGGAGGTGCGTCGCACGGTCGTCGTCAAACTCGACGTCGACGACAGCGACGCGACTCTCCTCCACGAAACCATCGAGGAGTATCTGTGGGCGTGTAACTACGTCGTCCAAGACGCATGGCAGGACGACTACAAACCTACATCCAAGAACAAACTCCACGACCGGACGTACTCTGACGTGCGCGAACAGACGCGCCTCCAAGCGAATCTCGTTCAATCCGCACGCAACCGCGCCGCCGAAGCCATTAAAGGCGTTATCGCCCGCTGGCAGGACGGCAAGAAAGCGTCGCAACCGCACTTCACGACGCCTTCCGTCCGGTACGACAAACGAAGTGCGACGTTCCACGACGACCACGTCTCCCTCTCCACGGTGAGCGGACGTATCGAAGCTGAATACGTCCTCCCGCCGGCGGGAGACAACCCACAAACGAAGTACCTCTGTAACGACGAGTACGAGGTCACGGATGCGACGCTTCAGTACCGCGACGCGACGGACACCTTTTTCCTCCACATCGGAACGAAGGCCGACGTGGAGTCCGAAATACCGGAGGAAGGCGACGCCGAGAACAGCACAGTCCTCGGCGTCGACCTCGGTATCGAACAGATCGCCGTCACGTCGACCGGACAGTTCTGGAGCGGCGGCTACCTCACCCACCGTCGTCAAGAGTACGAGCGCGTCAGTGGCGATCTACAGCGGACAGGTACGGAGTCAGCCCACCGAACGATCGAACGAATGGGGGACCGAGAGACGCGGTGGGTAGAGGATTACCTCCACCGTATCTCGAAAGCTATCGTCCAAGAAGCCGTCGCGCACGGGTGTGACCGGATAGCGTTCGAGGAGTTAACGGACATCCGCGACCGGATGCCGGGTGTAAAGAAGTTCCATGCGTGGGCGTTTCGACGCCTGTACGACTACGTGGCGTACAAGGCGGAAGCGGAAGGTATCGACACCACACAGGTAGACCCGGCGTACACGTCCAAGCGGTGTTCGAAGTGCGGGACGACGCTAGACGAGAACCGCCGGTCGCAAGCGAAGTTCTGTTGCCAGAAGTGCGGCTACGAGGTCAACGCAGATTACAACGCGGCGAAGAACATCGGATTTCGGCTACTCCGTGCGGAGCAAAAGTCTCCGCACGGAGGGGCGATCAGTCACCTCGCCCTCAAGTCGGGGACGCTGAACGTGAACGGCGGCTACTCGCCTGCCTCTGAATAG
- a CDS encoding DUF1028 domain-containing protein — translation MPPRLSTFSIAARDPETDAVGVAVQSKFVGVGAVVPFVSADAGAVATQSFANVAYGPDGLDLLREGHAPAEAIDRLTVDDDEAPSRQVGVVGVDPDDDPAAFTGDECHDHAGDRQGDHYTVQGNILENVDTLDAMAEAFEETDGGLPERLIAALHAGNEAGGDRRGEQSAALYVAKPEGGYDGRNDRWVDVRVDDHERPIDELERVFKIYDVTLLEREAPEETRELTGEAAVAVESALADLGFYTGEPTAEFGEETHEALETFRGVTNPPLKGCACRWTPVLASIQRQASSRRSRSASPT, via the coding sequence ATGCCACCTCGACTCTCGACCTTCTCGATCGCCGCCCGCGACCCCGAGACGGACGCGGTCGGCGTCGCCGTCCAGTCGAAGTTCGTCGGCGTCGGTGCCGTCGTCCCGTTCGTGAGCGCGGACGCCGGCGCGGTCGCCACGCAGAGCTTCGCGAACGTCGCGTACGGTCCCGACGGACTCGACCTGCTCCGCGAGGGCCACGCTCCGGCCGAGGCGATCGACCGCCTCACGGTCGACGACGACGAGGCCCCTTCCCGGCAGGTGGGCGTCGTCGGCGTCGACCCGGACGACGACCCCGCGGCGTTCACCGGGGACGAGTGCCACGACCACGCCGGCGACCGACAGGGGGACCACTACACGGTTCAGGGGAACATCTTAGAGAACGTCGACACCCTCGACGCGATGGCCGAGGCGTTCGAGGAGACCGACGGCGGCCTCCCGGAGCGGCTCATCGCCGCGCTCCACGCCGGCAACGAGGCCGGCGGCGACAGGCGCGGCGAGCAGTCGGCGGCGCTGTACGTCGCCAAGCCCGAGGGGGGCTACGACGGGAGAAACGACCGCTGGGTCGACGTGCGCGTCGACGACCACGAGCGCCCGATAGACGAGTTGGAACGCGTGTTCAAGATATACGACGTGACGCTTCTCGAACGCGAGGCTCCCGAGGAGACGCGGGAACTGACCGGTGAGGCGGCCGTCGCGGTCGAGTCGGCGCTCGCGGACCTCGGCTTCTACACGGGGGAACCCACCGCCGAGTTCGGCGAGGAGACCCACGAGGCGCTGGAGACGTTCCGCGGGGTCACCAACCCACCCCTAAAGGGGTGTGCTTGTCGGTGGACTCCCGTTCTGGCCTCTATTCAGAGGCAGGCGAGTAGCCGCCGTTCACGTTCAGCGTCCCCGACTTGA